A genomic region of Mustela erminea isolate mMusErm1 chromosome 12, mMusErm1.Pri, whole genome shotgun sequence contains the following coding sequences:
- the GOLGA2 gene encoding golgin subfamily A member 2 isoform X8 — translation MWPPFPSPCTGMSEETRQSKLAAAKKKLREYQQKNGSGTPAGVKKKRKIKNGSCSETTASDGCHSPEDIQDILKVLVSDLNRSNGVALPPLDKWQSHHAENGPILTDENECLSSTESLRQISQQLNGIVSESSSCVNGEGLSSANMKDLESRYQELSLALDSSNLTNKQLSNKIEELKQQNQESLDQLEKEKKEFEQKLAKEQGSLREQLQVHIQTIGILVSEKNDLHTALVHTQQAARQKAGEYEDLASRLQSSRQRIGELERTLSAVSTQQKQVERHNNDLTKERDALKLELYKNNKNTEDLKQVNSEMEERIRVLVNEKAGMKLKIEELQKDLEMSELLMQQLSSESKPHDSNQELKKAHEDRARLEARVEQLSDLLKQLQLERDRYMQNMKEDTAYWQDKMRQMSEHVHKLRDEKDRSDCQVRELEASVAALKRQLVVPPAPEPPAGPSEEEQRLQMEAEQLQKELEILAGQLQAQVKDNEGLSRLNQEQEQRLLELERAAECWGDQVEERKKILETMQNDRTTISRALSQNRELKQQLAELQDGFVKLSNENMEVTSALQTEQHIKNELAKRLGELQEKLGELKETIELKNQEAESLQQQRDQYVSHLQQYVAAYQQHVAAYQQLASDKELLQRQVLVQTQLMDRLQNEDIEVKMAAEKARQELEETQGRLEAATQQNQQLQAQLSLMAMPGEGDGPDEEKDEAAARPKLSVPEGLDSREAVVAFFNSALAGAEEEQARLRGQLKQQKLRCQRLAHLVAPGQEQEAGDKAPGSGGDSVPVETHQALQEAMDKLQGRFTVLIQEKVDLKERVDELEHRCVQLSGETDTIGEYIALYQSQRAVLKERHREKEEYISRLAQDKEEMKVKLLELQDLVLRLVNERDKWQGKYLAPAQNPAGEPAVAPPARELGDANGQGDIQEVNLASEESVAPPQGEALLGRSASENATAQQIIQLLREMQNTQQRPGLGDNPCIPFFYRPDDNDEVKIIVI, via the exons AGTCACCATGCAGAAAATGGCCCGATCCTTACGGATGAAAACGA ATGTCTGTCATCTACGGAGAGCCTGCGACAAATTTCTCAGCAGCTCAATGGCATTGTGTCCGAG TCTTCATCCTGCGTCAATGGAGAGGGCCTGTCATCTGCTAATATGAAGGATCTGGAG AGCCGGTACCAAGAGCTATCACTAGCCCTGGACTCCAGCAatctaacaaacaaacaactcagtAACAAGATAGAAGAATTG AAGCAACAAAACCAGGAATCTTTGGACCAACTGGAAAAA GAGAAGAAGGAGTTTGAGCAGAAGCTTGCCAAGGAGCAAGGCTCTCTAAGGGAGCAACTGCAG GTTCATATTCAGACAATAGGAATTTTGGTGTCTGAGAAAAATGACTTACACACCGCCTTGGTGCATACCCAGCAGGCAGCCAGGCAAAAAGCAG GAGAATATGAAGATCTTGCTAGTCGTCTGCAGTCTTCCCGCCAGCGTATCGGAGAACTGGAGCGCACCCTGTCTGCCGTCTCCACGCAGCAGAAACAGGTGGAGAGG CACAACAATGACCTAACCAAAGAACGAGATGCCTTGAAGCTGGAGTTATACAAGAACAA CAAAAACACCGAGGACCTGAAGCAGGTGAACTCGGAAATGGAAGAGAGGATTCGGGTGTTGGTGAACGAGAAGGCAGGCATGAAGCTCAAGATAGAGGAGCTGCAGAAGGATCTGGAGATGTCAGAGCTTCTGATGCAGCAG TTATCTAGTGAGTCGAAACCCCACGATAGCAACCAGGAGTTAAAGAAGGCCCATGAAGACCGGGCACGCCTGGAGGCCCGCGTGGAGCAG ctgAGCGATTTACTGAAGCAACTGCAGCTGGAAAGAGACCGTTATATGCAAAATATGAAGGAGGACACCGCTTACTGGCAAGACAAAATGCGGCAAATGTCCGAACAT GTGCACAAACTGAGGGATGAGAAGGACCGCAGTGACTGTCAGGTGCGGGAACTGGAGGCCAGCGTGGCCGCACTGAAGAGGCAGCTAG TGGTGcctccagccccagagcccccagccgGGCCCTCGGAGGAGGAGCAGCGGCTGCAGATGGAGGCCGAGCAACTACAGAAGGAACTGGAGATCCTGGCGGGGCAGCTGCAGGCCCAGGTAAAAGACAACGAAGGTCTGAGTCGCCTGAACCAGGAGCAGGAGCAGCGGCTGCTGGAGCTGGAGCGCGCCGCCGAGTGCTGGGGGGACCAGGTTGAGGAGCGCAAGAAGATTCTGGAGACCATGCAGAACGACCGCACCACCATCAGCCGCGCGCTGTCCCAGAACCGCGAGCTCAAGCAGCAGCTGGCTGAGCTGCAGGACGGCTTCGTCAAGCTG TCCAATGAGAACATGGAGGTTACCAGTGCGCTGCAGACAGAACAGCACATCAAGAATGAGCTGGCCAAGAGGCTGGGCGAGCTGCAGGAGAAGCTAGGGGAGCTGAAAGAAACA ATAGAGCTGAAGAACCAGGAGGCCGAGAGCCTGCAGCAGCAGCGCGACCAGTACGTGAGCCACCTGCAGCAGTATGTGGCCGCCTATCAGCAGCACGTGGCTGCCTACCAGCAACTGGCTTCAGACAAGGAGCTCCTGCAGAGGCAGGTCCTGGTGCAGACCCAGCTCATGGACCGGCTGCAGAACGAGGATATTGAGGTCAAGATGGCGGCAGAGAAGGCCCGCCAAGAGTTAGAGGAGACCCAG GGACGCCTGGAAGCTGCCACCCAGCAGAACCAGCAGCTCCAGGCCCAGCTGAGCCTCATGGCTATGCCTGGGGAAG GAGACGGACCGGACGAAGAGAAGGACGAGGCGGCCGCCCGTCCGAAGCTGAGCGTGCCGGAGGGCCTGGATAGCCGAGAGGCCGTG GTGGCATTTTTTAACTCGGCCTTAGCCGGTGCCGAGGAAGAGCAGGCCCGGCTGCGAGGGCAGCTGAAACAGCAAAAGCTGCGTTGTCAGCGCCTGGCTCACCTGGTGGCCCCTGGCCAAGAGCAGGAGGCAGGTGACAAGGCCCCCGGGAGCGGGGGCGACAGTGTGCCTGTGGAGACCCACCAGGCCCTCCAGGAGGCAATGGACAAGCTGCAG GGCCGCTTCACGGTCCTCATACAGGAGAAGGTGGATCTGAAGGAGCGAGTGGATGAGCTGGAGCATCGGTGCGTCCAGCTTTCTGGAGAGACGGACACTATTG GAGAGTATATTGCCCTCTACCAGAGTCAGAGGGCCGTGCTCAAGGAGCGGCACCGGGAGAAGGAGGAATATATTAGCCGGCTGGCACAGGACAAGGAGGAAATGAAG gtGAAGCTGCTGGAGCTGCAGGACCTGGTGCTTCGCCTGGTCAACGAGCGTGACAAATGGCAGGGCAAGTACCTGGCCCCTGCCCAGAACCctgctggggagcctgctgtggCGCCCCCAGCCCGAGAGCTTGGCGATGCCAATGGCCAGGGTG ATATCCAAGAGGTGAACCTGGCCAGCGAAGAGAGTGTGGCACCTCCCCAGGGAGAGGCCCTGCTGGGCCGCAGTGCCTCCGAGAACGCCACTGCACAGCAGATCATACAGCTGCTGCGAGAGATGCAGAACACCCAGCAGCGCCCAGGCTTGGGCGACAACCCCTGCATCCCCTTCTTCTACCGGCCTGATGACAACGACGAGGTGAAGATCATTGTGATCTAA
- the GOLGA2 gene encoding golgin subfamily A member 2 isoform X9, with the protein MWPPFPSPCTGMSEETRQSKLAAAKKKLREYQQKNGSGTPAGVKKKRKIKNGSCSETTASDGCHSPEDSHHAENGPILTDENECLSSTESLRQISQQLNGIVSESSSCVNGEGLSSANMKDLESRYQELSLALDSSNLTNKQLSNKIEELKQQNQESLDQLEKEKKEFEQKLAKEQGSLREQLQVHIQTIGILVSEKNDLHTALVHTQQAARQKAGEYEDLASRLQSSRQRIGELERTLSAVSTQQKQVERHNNDLTKERDALKLELYKNNKNTEDLKQVNSEMEERIRVLVNEKAGMKLKIEELQKDLEMSELLMQQLSSESKPHDSNQELKKAHEDRARLEARVEQLSDLLKQLQLERDRYMQNMKEDTAYWQDKMRQMSEHVHKLRDEKDRSDCQVRELEASVAALKRQLVVPPAPEPPAGPSEEEQRLQMEAEQLQKELEILAGQLQAQVKDNEGLSRLNQEQEQRLLELERAAECWGDQVEERKKILETMQNDRTTISRALSQNRELKQQLAELQDGFVKLSNENMEVTSALQTEQHIKNELAKRLGELQEKLGELKETIELKNQEAESLQQQRDQYVSHLQQYVAAYQQHVAAYQQLASDKELLQRQVLVQTQLMDRLQNEDIEVKMAAEKARQELEETQGRLEAATQQNQQLQAQLSLMAMPGEGDGPDEEKDEAAARPKLSVPEGLDSREAVVAFFNSALAGAEEEQARLRGQLKQQKLRCQRLAHLVAPGQEQEAGDKAPGSGGDSVPVETHQALQEAMDKLQGRFTVLIQEKVDLKERVDELEHRCVQLSGETDTIGEYIALYQSQRAVLKERHREKEEYISRLAQDKEEMKVKLLELQDLVLRLVNERDKWQGKYLAPAQNPAGEPAVAPPARELGDANGQGDIQEVNLASEESVAPPQGEALLGRSASENATAQQIIQLLREMQNTQQRPGLGDNPCIPFFYRPDDNDEVKIIVI; encoded by the exons AGTCACCATGCAGAAAATGGCCCGATCCTTACGGATGAAAACGA ATGTCTGTCATCTACGGAGAGCCTGCGACAAATTTCTCAGCAGCTCAATGGCATTGTGTCCGAG TCTTCATCCTGCGTCAATGGAGAGGGCCTGTCATCTGCTAATATGAAGGATCTGGAG AGCCGGTACCAAGAGCTATCACTAGCCCTGGACTCCAGCAatctaacaaacaaacaactcagtAACAAGATAGAAGAATTG AAGCAACAAAACCAGGAATCTTTGGACCAACTGGAAAAA GAGAAGAAGGAGTTTGAGCAGAAGCTTGCCAAGGAGCAAGGCTCTCTAAGGGAGCAACTGCAG GTTCATATTCAGACAATAGGAATTTTGGTGTCTGAGAAAAATGACTTACACACCGCCTTGGTGCATACCCAGCAGGCAGCCAGGCAAAAAGCAG GAGAATATGAAGATCTTGCTAGTCGTCTGCAGTCTTCCCGCCAGCGTATCGGAGAACTGGAGCGCACCCTGTCTGCCGTCTCCACGCAGCAGAAACAGGTGGAGAGG CACAACAATGACCTAACCAAAGAACGAGATGCCTTGAAGCTGGAGTTATACAAGAACAA CAAAAACACCGAGGACCTGAAGCAGGTGAACTCGGAAATGGAAGAGAGGATTCGGGTGTTGGTGAACGAGAAGGCAGGCATGAAGCTCAAGATAGAGGAGCTGCAGAAGGATCTGGAGATGTCAGAGCTTCTGATGCAGCAG TTATCTAGTGAGTCGAAACCCCACGATAGCAACCAGGAGTTAAAGAAGGCCCATGAAGACCGGGCACGCCTGGAGGCCCGCGTGGAGCAG ctgAGCGATTTACTGAAGCAACTGCAGCTGGAAAGAGACCGTTATATGCAAAATATGAAGGAGGACACCGCTTACTGGCAAGACAAAATGCGGCAAATGTCCGAACAT GTGCACAAACTGAGGGATGAGAAGGACCGCAGTGACTGTCAGGTGCGGGAACTGGAGGCCAGCGTGGCCGCACTGAAGAGGCAGCTAG TGGTGcctccagccccagagcccccagccgGGCCCTCGGAGGAGGAGCAGCGGCTGCAGATGGAGGCCGAGCAACTACAGAAGGAACTGGAGATCCTGGCGGGGCAGCTGCAGGCCCAGGTAAAAGACAACGAAGGTCTGAGTCGCCTGAACCAGGAGCAGGAGCAGCGGCTGCTGGAGCTGGAGCGCGCCGCCGAGTGCTGGGGGGACCAGGTTGAGGAGCGCAAGAAGATTCTGGAGACCATGCAGAACGACCGCACCACCATCAGCCGCGCGCTGTCCCAGAACCGCGAGCTCAAGCAGCAGCTGGCTGAGCTGCAGGACGGCTTCGTCAAGCTG TCCAATGAGAACATGGAGGTTACCAGTGCGCTGCAGACAGAACAGCACATCAAGAATGAGCTGGCCAAGAGGCTGGGCGAGCTGCAGGAGAAGCTAGGGGAGCTGAAAGAAACA ATAGAGCTGAAGAACCAGGAGGCCGAGAGCCTGCAGCAGCAGCGCGACCAGTACGTGAGCCACCTGCAGCAGTATGTGGCCGCCTATCAGCAGCACGTGGCTGCCTACCAGCAACTGGCTTCAGACAAGGAGCTCCTGCAGAGGCAGGTCCTGGTGCAGACCCAGCTCATGGACCGGCTGCAGAACGAGGATATTGAGGTCAAGATGGCGGCAGAGAAGGCCCGCCAAGAGTTAGAGGAGACCCAG GGACGCCTGGAAGCTGCCACCCAGCAGAACCAGCAGCTCCAGGCCCAGCTGAGCCTCATGGCTATGCCTGGGGAAG GAGACGGACCGGACGAAGAGAAGGACGAGGCGGCCGCCCGTCCGAAGCTGAGCGTGCCGGAGGGCCTGGATAGCCGAGAGGCCGTG GTGGCATTTTTTAACTCGGCCTTAGCCGGTGCCGAGGAAGAGCAGGCCCGGCTGCGAGGGCAGCTGAAACAGCAAAAGCTGCGTTGTCAGCGCCTGGCTCACCTGGTGGCCCCTGGCCAAGAGCAGGAGGCAGGTGACAAGGCCCCCGGGAGCGGGGGCGACAGTGTGCCTGTGGAGACCCACCAGGCCCTCCAGGAGGCAATGGACAAGCTGCAG GGCCGCTTCACGGTCCTCATACAGGAGAAGGTGGATCTGAAGGAGCGAGTGGATGAGCTGGAGCATCGGTGCGTCCAGCTTTCTGGAGAGACGGACACTATTG GAGAGTATATTGCCCTCTACCAGAGTCAGAGGGCCGTGCTCAAGGAGCGGCACCGGGAGAAGGAGGAATATATTAGCCGGCTGGCACAGGACAAGGAGGAAATGAAG gtGAAGCTGCTGGAGCTGCAGGACCTGGTGCTTCGCCTGGTCAACGAGCGTGACAAATGGCAGGGCAAGTACCTGGCCCCTGCCCAGAACCctgctggggagcctgctgtggCGCCCCCAGCCCGAGAGCTTGGCGATGCCAATGGCCAGGGTG ATATCCAAGAGGTGAACCTGGCCAGCGAAGAGAGTGTGGCACCTCCCCAGGGAGAGGCCCTGCTGGGCCGCAGTGCCTCCGAGAACGCCACTGCACAGCAGATCATACAGCTGCTGCGAGAGATGCAGAACACCCAGCAGCGCCCAGGCTTGGGCGACAACCCCTGCATCCCCTTCTTCTACCGGCCTGATGACAACGACGAGGTGAAGATCATTGTGATCTAA